Proteins co-encoded in one Gimesia sp. genomic window:
- a CDS encoding AI-2E family transporter, whose translation MSTNSLQPSDEQAKVITGCLMLLSVIALAFVFYITKAVLIPFVIAIFIVTIVTPIVDLLVLRWKMPHIVAISATLLLVLSVGFLLCLVLVYSTQQVIAKAETQYSEKLGIFIGSTFDTAKELGEPKPEAAEESSEDSAAEAEPAVAERPTTAEAPTAPVTPTAPDGPAISVAPVEAQKPPTGWFEKMGVDLNELQKQTTAYMKQSLKEVAFSTMQAALSFTTTSFFVAIFVIFLLAGRDPQAVVKNKLYFEIEQKIRSYITTKLIISLVTGILVGVTLSLFGLELALVFAILTFLLNFIPSVGSLIATLLPIPVAVAQFSDSPWTIAGVILIPGGIQMAIGNGIEPKIMGEGLQLHPVTVLLALSFWTLLWGPIGAILAVPITAGIRIVLMRFESGQTAGNLLAGILPGESTTVA comes from the coding sequence ATGTCGACGAATTCTCTGCAACCTTCGGATGAGCAGGCCAAAGTGATCACGGGCTGTCTGATGTTGCTGTCAGTCATTGCCCTGGCCTTTGTGTTTTATATTACCAAAGCCGTGTTGATCCCATTTGTGATTGCCATTTTTATCGTGACGATCGTGACGCCGATCGTCGACCTGCTGGTCCTGAGGTGGAAAATGCCACATATTGTCGCGATCTCCGCCACGCTGTTGCTGGTACTGTCTGTCGGTTTTCTACTCTGCCTGGTTCTGGTTTACTCGACGCAACAGGTGATTGCGAAAGCGGAGACGCAGTACAGCGAGAAGCTGGGAATTTTTATCGGTTCCACATTCGATACGGCGAAGGAACTCGGCGAGCCCAAGCCGGAAGCGGCTGAGGAGTCCAGCGAGGATTCGGCAGCTGAAGCGGAACCGGCTGTTGCAGAACGTCCGACTACTGCCGAAGCGCCGACTGCTCCTGTGACACCCACGGCTCCTGACGGACCTGCGATCAGCGTGGCACCGGTCGAAGCGCAGAAGCCTCCAACCGGCTGGTTTGAGAAAATGGGCGTGGACCTGAATGAGTTACAGAAACAGACCACAGCCTACATGAAACAGTCCCTGAAGGAGGTCGCCTTCAGCACGATGCAAGCGGCTCTCAGTTTCACGACGACCTCTTTCTTTGTAGCGATTTTTGTGATCTTCCTGCTGGCGGGCCGTGATCCACAGGCCGTCGTCAAGAATAAGCTCTATTTCGAGATCGAACAGAAAATCCGCAGTTATATTACTACCAAGCTGATCATCTCGCTGGTGACGGGGATCCTGGTGGGAGTGACGCTCTCGCTGTTCGGACTGGAACTGGCGCTGGTGTTCGCGATTCTGACCTTCCTGCTGAACTTCATTCCTTCAGTGGGTTCACTGATCGCCACTTTACTGCCGATTCCCGTGGCGGTGGCGCAGTTCTCCGACAGTCCCTGGACGATTGCCGGTGTGATTCTGATTCCCGGCGGGATTCAGATGGCGATCGGTAACGGCATTGAACCTAAGATCATGGGCGAAGGCCTGCAACTGCATCCGGTGACCGTTCTGCTGGCCTTGTCCTTCTGGACGTTGCTCTGGGGACCCATCGGAGCGATTCT
- a CDS encoding DUF1570 domain-containing protein has translation MIWRDYRSDALIRQAAATVCTLLVVLCCCLMLPAPLSAQSSVRPSSAEETAPPLYEFTFLDEQQQEQTLKGALIVEARDGGVVMQTRDGRLLTATPEQLKAKRRLEEPFTSLGKAELTEQLAREFGPGFEVTQTKHFTICSQAGKRYSQWCGYLFERLYKVLHNYWDSKELPLHEPEVPLIAVIFKDRAAFEAYASQILGEGAAGTHGFYSIQSNRMVLYDLTAAPGERPAFTDADIIRKLRKSPFNIATVIHECTHQIAFNVGLHTRFADNPLWLTEGMATYFETPDLGNKTGWRTVGRPNPWRIRQFVDYARSRRKADSLQTLITSDQRFQDAETVLDTYAEAWAFSYFLIKTHRKQYEEYLHLIAARKPLIWATPEERLQVFQSVFGEDLDRLNQEFLNYMRQISR, from the coding sequence ATGATCTGGAGAGATTACCGTTCCGATGCCCTCATCCGACAGGCTGCAGCCACTGTGTGCACCCTGCTCGTGGTGCTCTGCTGCTGTCTGATGTTACCCGCCCCCCTCTCCGCGCAGTCCAGTGTGCGTCCCTCATCCGCAGAGGAGACTGCACCGCCGTTGTATGAGTTTACTTTTCTGGATGAACAGCAGCAGGAACAGACACTGAAAGGGGCGCTGATTGTCGAGGCACGCGATGGTGGCGTGGTGATGCAGACCCGCGACGGTCGGCTGCTGACCGCCACTCCCGAGCAGCTGAAAGCGAAACGCCGCCTGGAGGAACCGTTCACGTCCCTGGGGAAAGCAGAGCTCACAGAGCAACTGGCGCGCGAATTTGGACCGGGCTTTGAAGTGACCCAGACGAAACATTTCACAATCTGCAGTCAGGCGGGGAAGCGGTATTCCCAGTGGTGCGGCTACCTGTTCGAACGGCTTTATAAAGTGCTGCACAATTACTGGGACAGCAAGGAACTCCCGCTGCATGAACCGGAAGTCCCCCTGATCGCGGTGATCTTCAAAGACCGCGCAGCTTTTGAAGCGTATGCGAGTCAGATTCTGGGCGAAGGAGCCGCCGGAACACATGGCTTTTATTCGATCCAGTCGAACCGGATGGTGCTTTACGATCTGACCGCGGCACCCGGAGAGCGGCCCGCTTTTACCGATGCTGACATTATTCGCAAACTGCGCAAGTCGCCATTCAACATAGCGACCGTGATCCACGAGTGCACGCATCAGATCGCCTTTAATGTCGGGTTGCACACGCGGTTTGCCGACAACCCTCTCTGGTTGACCGAGGGGATGGCCACTTACTTTGAAACTCCCGATCTGGGAAACAAGACCGGCTGGCGGACGGTAGGACGACCGAATCCCTGGCGGATCAGGCAGTTTGTCGATTATGCCCGCTCGCGGCGTAAAGCCGATTCTCTGCAGACACTGATCACTTCGGATCAGCGATTTCAGGATGCGGAAACGGTGTTGGATACCTATGCGGAAGCCTGGGCGTTTTCCTACTTCCTGATCAAGACGCATCGGAAGCAGTACGAAGAGTACCTGCATCTGATCGCTGCGCGGAAGCCGTTGATCTGGGCGACACCCGAGGAACGCCTGCAGGTATTTCAGTCCGTGTTCGGCGAAGATCTGGATCGCCTCAATCAGGAATTCCTGAATTACATGCGACAAATCAGTCGCTGA
- a CDS encoding DUF1501 domain-containing protein: MLKLFPEKVSNCETGSRRQFLLEVGALSAFGISLDSVLRGQAHASQGESGALADPSNDTNCILIWTRGGTSHHDTFDPKPNASADVRGDFSAISTALPGIQFTEKVPLFAKHAKEFSIMRNLNPQNGAHSTADAFMLSGHKFNPSVTYPCYGAVIAKTKGFKTNIPPHIQLGNNVDRRFNGGLGGYLGIQYNPFEIPGDPNAKNFTVRDISPPSGISIDRMKRRQQALSAIDTLQRQADQNQNTFEASDAHYQNAFSMITSADTQKAFDLSQESDKTRDEYGRHNLGQSCLLARRLIEAGSRFVTVSSGGWDTHTNNFKGLERLLPPFDQGVTSLVLDLKQRGMLDNTLVVWLTDFGRTPVINSAAGRDHWSTASTMMMIGAGTPAGQVVGATDDTGSRPVGNEYYPADVAATIYSKLGVKLDHYFVSPEDGRPLIVCEGQPIPELMG, from the coding sequence ATGCTGAAGCTTTTCCCCGAGAAGGTTTCTAACTGTGAAACCGGAAGCCGTCGTCAATTTCTGCTGGAAGTTGGTGCGCTGAGTGCTTTTGGTATCTCACTGGATTCCGTGCTGCGTGGTCAGGCTCATGCTTCCCAGGGTGAGTCTGGTGCACTGGCAGATCCTTCGAACGACACTAACTGTATTCTGATCTGGACGCGTGGCGGTACGAGTCACCACGATACGTTCGATCCCAAACCAAACGCCTCCGCCGACGTGCGTGGCGATTTTTCTGCCATCAGCACCGCACTGCCCGGCATTCAATTCACTGAGAAAGTGCCTCTGTTCGCGAAGCATGCGAAAGAGTTTTCGATCATGCGGAACCTGAACCCACAGAACGGGGCACACTCAACCGCTGATGCCTTCATGCTGTCAGGGCATAAGTTCAACCCTTCCGTGACCTATCCCTGCTACGGGGCGGTCATTGCGAAAACTAAGGGTTTCAAAACCAACATTCCGCCACATATTCAGCTGGGTAACAACGTCGACCGGCGTTTCAACGGCGGCCTGGGTGGCTACCTGGGAATTCAGTACAACCCGTTTGAAATCCCCGGCGATCCGAACGCGAAGAACTTCACCGTACGGGATATTTCTCCTCCGTCCGGGATCTCCATTGATCGGATGAAGCGTCGTCAGCAGGCTCTGTCTGCCATCGACACGCTGCAGCGTCAGGCAGATCAGAACCAGAATACGTTCGAAGCTTCTGATGCTCACTATCAGAATGCTTTCAGCATGATCACCTCGGCTGATACGCAGAAAGCGTTTGACCTCAGCCAGGAATCGGACAAAACCCGCGACGAGTACGGGCGTCACAACCTGGGACAGAGCTGTCTGCTGGCCCGTCGCCTGATCGAAGCCGGTTCCCGTTTTGTGACGGTCAGCAGCGGTGGCTGGGACACGCACACCAACAACTTCAAAGGTCTGGAACGGCTGCTGCCCCCCTTCGACCAGGGCGTCACCTCACTGGTGCTCGACCTGAAACAGCGGGGCATGCTGGATAACACACTCGTTGTCTGGCTGACCGACTTCGGTCGGACTCCGGTGATTAACTCCGCCGCCGGTCGTGACCACTGGTCAACGGCTTCAACCATGATGATGATTGGTGCCGGCACTCCCGCCGGTCAGGTGGTTGGTGCCACCGACGACACCGGTTCGCGTCCGGTCGGAAACGAATATTATCCGGCAGATGTTGCCGCGACGATTTACTCAAAACTGGGTGTGAAACTCGATCATTACTTTGTCTCTCCCGAGGATGGGCGTCCGCTGATTGTCTGCGAAGGACAACCCATTCCGGAACTGATGGGGTAA
- a CDS encoding DUF1549 and DUF1553 domain-containing protein → MKNKMMFHRTLMVTTFLLGICALNTSRAAETALQVSPEQIELSGLLDYFQIQVSVLEDKKIVGDLTHEASYKSLTPEVLEVNAEGLVRPLQTGKGQIQVTQGKEQRVIEVVVNSRKNGKNVSFVKDVVPVLNKGGCSLGGCHASQFGKGGFKLSLFGYAPEQDYPAIARDDRQRRVSILQPEQSLILQKASMGMAHGGGRRFAKDSYEYRILKEWIAEAVTEIDDKEPTVVGMELTPMSRRYKQGDIQQLRVVAEYSDGSKQDVTALAQYDSLIENIATVTPRGKIEIQGPGQTAVMVRFMGQAKISTVISPYKEKVNLAEFKPNNFIDEQIKQRYEELGLEPSPLCSDEVFIRRAFLDTIGTLPSPEKVKAFLESKDPNKRSYLIDELLGLTGDPERDVYVEAWSAYWGMKWGDLLRINRNKIGDGGMWAFSNWVRQSLRENKPVDKFVNEIITAQGSIYQNGPANYFKIATNPEDLAEATSQIFLGVRLQCAKCHHHPFEVYSQKDYYSLAAFFTRVGNKGSVEFGALGQDTIIKVKNSGSIRHPRTRKTMDPTPLMGEPIDTKTVRDFRRPLASWITSPENRLFSKNIVNRFWSYYMGTGFVEPIDDMRETNPASNPELLNALADHFVNSGYDLKELMRVIMNSRAYQLSSSPLPENVAKTRFYTHYNVKRLSAEVLLDALDDITGSQERFRGVPQGTRAIELPDPNYNSYFLDTLGRPKRVITCECERTSQPNLAQVLQVANGQLINTKLSAKSGRIEQLLKAKAPDHDVFTEMYLVAFSRYPTKEELANCDQIVKAAPNKREGYQDVLWAISNSREFLFNH, encoded by the coding sequence GTGAAGAATAAAATGATGTTTCACCGCACACTCATGGTTACCACGTTTCTGTTGGGAATCTGCGCCCTGAATACATCCCGCGCCGCTGAAACGGCTCTGCAGGTTTCCCCGGAACAGATCGAACTCTCCGGTCTGCTGGATTATTTCCAGATCCAGGTTTCGGTGCTGGAAGACAAAAAAATCGTCGGCGATCTGACTCATGAAGCCAGCTATAAAAGTCTGACCCCTGAAGTACTGGAAGTGAATGCGGAAGGACTTGTCCGGCCGCTCCAGACAGGAAAAGGTCAGATCCAGGTCACACAGGGCAAAGAGCAGCGCGTCATCGAAGTCGTCGTTAATTCGCGGAAGAACGGCAAGAACGTCAGCTTCGTGAAAGATGTTGTACCGGTCCTCAACAAGGGGGGCTGCAGCCTGGGTGGCTGTCATGCGTCTCAGTTCGGTAAGGGGGGCTTTAAATTATCGCTCTTCGGTTATGCACCGGAACAGGATTACCCTGCAATTGCCCGCGACGACCGTCAGCGTCGCGTTTCGATTTTGCAGCCCGAACAGAGTCTGATTCTGCAGAAAGCCTCGATGGGTATGGCCCATGGTGGGGGACGCCGCTTCGCCAAAGACTCCTACGAATACCGGATTCTGAAAGAGTGGATCGCCGAGGCTGTCACCGAAATCGACGATAAGGAACCGACAGTAGTCGGCATGGAACTGACGCCGATGTCCCGTCGCTACAAGCAGGGGGACATTCAGCAGCTCCGCGTCGTCGCTGAATACAGTGACGGTTCCAAACAGGACGTAACCGCTCTGGCACAATACGACAGTCTGATTGAAAACATCGCCACCGTCACACCACGGGGTAAAATTGAAATCCAGGGACCGGGTCAGACCGCGGTCATGGTCCGCTTCATGGGCCAGGCAAAAATTTCGACCGTGATCTCTCCTTACAAGGAAAAGGTCAACCTGGCTGAATTCAAACCCAATAACTTTATCGACGAACAGATTAAACAACGTTACGAAGAACTGGGGCTCGAGCCCTCGCCCCTCTGTTCGGATGAAGTTTTCATTCGCCGCGCCTTCCTGGATACCATTGGAACTCTCCCCAGCCCCGAAAAGGTCAAAGCGTTTCTGGAATCCAAAGATCCCAACAAACGCAGCTATCTGATTGACGAACTGCTGGGTCTGACCGGCGATCCCGAACGGGATGTGTACGTCGAAGCATGGAGTGCCTACTGGGGCATGAAATGGGGCGACCTGCTGCGTATCAACCGCAACAAGATCGGCGATGGCGGCATGTGGGCCTTCTCCAACTGGGTCCGTCAGTCGCTGCGGGAAAACAAACCGGTTGACAAATTCGTAAACGAGATCATTACCGCCCAGGGATCCATCTATCAGAATGGCCCGGCCAACTATTTCAAAATCGCAACTAATCCCGAAGATCTTGCCGAAGCCACTTCGCAGATCTTCCTGGGAGTCCGTCTGCAGTGTGCCAAGTGTCACCACCACCCCTTCGAAGTTTACAGCCAGAAAGATTACTACAGTCTGGCCGCCTTCTTCACCCGCGTCGGTAACAAAGGGAGCGTGGAATTCGGTGCCCTGGGACAGGACACGATCATCAAAGTCAAGAACAGCGGTTCGATTCGCCATCCGCGAACCCGTAAAACCATGGATCCAACTCCGTTGATGGGTGAGCCGATCGATACCAAAACGGTCCGCGATTTCCGTCGTCCACTGGCCAGCTGGATCACGTCCCCGGAAAACCGCCTGTTCTCAAAAAATATCGTCAACCGCTTCTGGTCCTACTACATGGGAACCGGCTTCGTGGAACCGATCGACGACATGCGGGAAACCAATCCGGCTTCCAACCCGGAACTGCTCAACGCACTGGCCGATCACTTTGTTAATTCGGGCTACGACCTGAAAGAACTGATGCGGGTCATCATGAACTCCCGCGCTTACCAGCTCTCTTCAAGTCCGCTCCCCGAAAACGTGGCCAAGACACGGTTCTACACGCACTACAACGTGAAGCGACTTTCAGCCGAAGTCCTGCTGGATGCCCTGGATGACATCACCGGTTCGCAGGAACGCTTCCGCGGCGTTCCCCAGGGAACCCGGGCCATCGAACTGCCCGACCCGAATTACAACTCATACTTCCTGGACACGCTGGGACGTCCCAAGCGCGTCATCACCTGTGAGTGTGAGCGCACCAGCCAGCCCAACCTGGCCCAGGTGCTGCAGGTGGCCAACGGTCAGTTGATTAACACCAAGCTGTCCGCGAAGTCTGGCCGTATTGAGCAGCTGTTGAAAGCCAAGGCCCCGGACCATGATGTGTTTACCGAAATGTATCTGGTCGCCTTCAGCCGTTACCCCACCAAAGAAGAGCTGGCCAACTGCGATCAGATCGTCAAAGCGGCCCCCAACAAACGGGAAGGCTACCAGGACGTACTCTGGGCCATCAGTAACAGCCGCGAGTTCCTGTTCAACCATTGA
- a CDS encoding sulfatase-like hydrolase/transferase, which produces MSFLKLSFTFLLALFLTPLLLSAQEAPSSAVPGRPNIMVVLCDDLGYGDLACYGHPVIQSPHLDRFAREGLKLTSCYAAHPNCSPSRTGLMTGRTPFRVGVYNWIPMYSPMHVRKQEITIATLLRQSGYATCHVGKWHLNGMFNLVGQPQPSDHGFDHWFATQNNALPTHENPFNFVRNAKPVGRLEGYASQLVADEAEDWLVNLRDKEKPFFMFVCFHEPHEPIASAERFRKLYTAPEGSTLPAHHGNVTQMDDAFGRILKTLEDQKLRENTLIIFTSDNGPAITGRHPHGSAGPLRDKKGYTYEGGIRVPGIIQWPGHVKAGTTSDVPICGVDILPTLCEVAKIPAPTDRVLDGTSILPLFEGQSLQRKRPLYWQFNRSRNEPKVAIRDGEWKLLARLDVPTPKPSGSITAEEIKDLKRAQLTGFELYHIASDIGETTDRSESEREIFEKMKRQMQEIYAEVQAEAPIWPAWERVGYEGKIIREYYQQQAEKEKQQKKQGQE; this is translated from the coding sequence ATGTCGTTCCTGAAGCTCTCGTTCACGTTCCTGCTGGCACTGTTCCTGACTCCCCTGCTGCTCTCTGCCCAGGAGGCGCCTTCCTCTGCAGTACCCGGACGGCCGAATATCATGGTCGTGCTCTGCGATGATCTGGGGTATGGTGACCTGGCCTGTTACGGTCATCCGGTGATTCAAAGTCCCCACCTCGACCGGTTCGCCAGAGAGGGATTGAAGCTGACGAGCTGCTACGCTGCCCATCCCAACTGTTCTCCCTCCCGTACGGGACTGATGACGGGCCGGACCCCGTTTCGCGTGGGCGTGTATAACTGGATTCCCATGTATTCTCCCATGCATGTTCGCAAGCAGGAGATTACCATCGCGACCCTGCTACGTCAGTCAGGTTATGCCACCTGTCATGTCGGCAAATGGCATTTGAACGGGATGTTCAACCTGGTGGGGCAGCCCCAACCCTCCGATCATGGTTTCGATCACTGGTTCGCGACACAGAACAACGCCCTGCCCACGCATGAGAATCCGTTTAACTTCGTACGAAACGCGAAGCCCGTCGGGAGACTGGAAGGTTATGCATCGCAGCTGGTCGCTGACGAAGCGGAGGACTGGCTGGTCAATCTCAGGGATAAGGAAAAACCGTTCTTCATGTTCGTCTGTTTTCACGAACCACACGAACCGATTGCGAGTGCAGAACGCTTCCGCAAATTGTATACCGCACCGGAAGGCTCGACGCTGCCCGCCCATCATGGGAACGTTACGCAGATGGACGATGCCTTTGGTCGTATCCTGAAAACACTCGAGGATCAGAAACTCCGCGAGAACACACTGATCATTTTCACCAGCGACAACGGTCCAGCGATCACTGGTCGTCATCCGCATGGATCCGCAGGACCTTTGCGGGATAAGAAAGGTTATACCTACGAAGGGGGGATTCGCGTGCCGGGGATCATTCAGTGGCCCGGTCATGTGAAAGCCGGAACCACCAGCGATGTGCCGATCTGTGGTGTCGATATCCTGCCGACCCTGTGTGAGGTTGCGAAGATCCCCGCTCCTACCGATCGTGTGCTGGACGGCACGAGTATCCTGCCTTTGTTTGAGGGGCAATCTTTGCAGCGCAAGCGTCCTTTGTACTGGCAGTTCAACCGGTCGCGTAACGAACCGAAAGTGGCTATTCGCGATGGTGAATGGAAACTACTGGCGCGACTCGATGTGCCGACACCTAAGCCTTCGGGCAGTATCACCGCAGAGGAGATTAAAGACCTGAAGCGGGCACAGCTGACCGGGTTTGAGTTGTATCATATCGCCAGCGATATCGGAGAAACGACCGATCGTTCTGAAAGCGAACGCGAGATTTTCGAAAAGATGAAGCGGCAGATGCAGGAGATTTACGCCGAGGTCCAGGCAGAAGCACCGATCTGGCCGGCGTGGGAACGGGTAGGATATGAGGGCAAAATCATCCGGGAGTATTACCAGCAGCAGGCTGAGAAAGAGAAGCAGCAAAAGAAACAGGGACAGGAATAA
- a CDS encoding prepilin-type N-terminal cleavage/methylation domain-containing protein has protein sequence MIKTTRKQPRRAGFTLVEVLIVVVILGILAATVLPQFTSSNDDARESVLVQDLQTLRSQIQLYKFQHDGKFPADSSTDPDDFRDSLLLSSDKDGTTGAVGTKPLGPYLIGSLPPNPFTGGRGVMIVTDVAGTTPDETAKDGTETVGWIYNPATGQIKGNNSGTAANGTSLDAL, from the coding sequence ATGATTAAAACTACACGAAAACAACCAAGACGAGCAGGTTTTACCCTCGTCGAAGTGCTGATTGTGGTCGTGATCCTCGGGATCCTGGCTGCGACAGTGCTGCCACAATTTACTTCATCTAACGATGACGCTCGCGAGTCGGTTCTGGTTCAGGACCTGCAGACTCTGCGAAGTCAGATTCAGTTGTACAAATTCCAGCACGATGGAAAATTCCCGGCGGACAGTTCGACTGATCCGGATGATTTCCGTGATTCGCTGCTGCTGTCCAGCGACAAAGATGGCACAACGGGTGCCGTCGGTACCAAACCACTGGGACCTTACCTCATCGGCAGTCTGCCTCCGAACCCCTTCACCGGTGGTCGGGGTGTCATGATCGTAACCGATGTTGCAGGGACCACTCCTGATGAAACCGCGAAAGACGGTACTGAAACGGTCGGCTGGATCTACAATCCTGCTACCGGTCAGATCAAAGGGAACAACTCTGGTACAGCCGCTAATGGCACCAGCCTGGATGCACTGTAA
- the metG gene encoding methionine--tRNA ligase — translation MPQRSILVTAALPYANGDIHIGHLVEYIQTDIWVRFQKLRGHECRFFCADDTHGTAIMIRARQEGRSEEALIADVREKHIADFTGFNIEFDNYGSTNSEQNRKVCHQIWSSLREAGLVHEKEVTQLFDVQENTFLADRFVKGTCPKCKATDQYGDNCDKCGSTYTPADLIDPVSTLSNTTPELRTASHLFVRIEDLHGFLDEWTQSGDHLQSEVANYLKGHFLGDPLRDWDISRPAPYFGFEIPDSPGNYWYVWFDAPIGYIASTLEWCENNNEDFDKWWKNPETEVHHFIGKDITYFHTLFWPAMLKTSGFNLPEKVHIHGFLTVDGEKMSKSKGTFVKAATYLNHLDPACLRYYYASKLGARLDDLDLNLDEFVQKVNSDLVGKVVNLASRSAKFVAQTGLSSAYPDDGGLFEYGASRSEAIATAYENCDYNGAMREILALADRANKYVEDQKPWELRKDEDRQQELQDICTIALNLFRQIVVYLTPVLPRLSGQTGELLNDPITSWDQAQTPLTGTSVSKFQHMFKRIEEKQVDAMTEEAKEDAAAAESEAAASQWNDSGEALEAEPMSEECTIDDFVKVDLRVARIVEANSVPEANKLLQLTLSLGGDERRNVFAGIKAAYEPEDLIGRLVICCANLKPRKMRFGTSEGMVLASGPGGKDVFLLSPDEGAVPGQRVH, via the coding sequence ATGCCACAACGTAGCATCCTGGTCACCGCGGCCCTGCCTTACGCCAATGGTGACATTCATATTGGCCACCTCGTGGAATACATCCAGACCGATATCTGGGTGCGGTTTCAGAAGCTGCGCGGCCACGAATGTCGATTCTTCTGCGCCGATGATACGCATGGCACCGCAATTATGATTCGCGCCCGCCAGGAAGGTCGCTCGGAAGAAGCATTGATTGCAGATGTCCGCGAGAAACATATTGCCGACTTCACTGGTTTCAATATTGAGTTCGATAATTACGGCAGCACGAACAGCGAACAGAACCGCAAGGTCTGTCATCAGATCTGGTCGTCATTGCGCGAAGCGGGACTGGTTCACGAAAAGGAAGTCACGCAGCTGTTCGACGTGCAGGAGAATACATTCCTGGCTGACCGCTTTGTGAAGGGAACCTGTCCCAAGTGTAAGGCGACCGACCAGTACGGCGATAACTGTGACAAGTGCGGCAGCACCTACACACCCGCCGATCTGATCGATCCGGTCAGCACGCTGTCGAACACGACACCGGAACTGCGGACCGCCAGCCATCTGTTCGTCCGCATTGAGGACCTGCACGGCTTCCTTGATGAATGGACACAGTCAGGCGATCATCTCCAGTCTGAGGTGGCCAATTATCTCAAAGGTCATTTCCTGGGTGACCCCCTGCGGGACTGGGATATCTCCCGCCCTGCCCCTTATTTCGGTTTTGAAATTCCGGACAGCCCGGGCAACTACTGGTACGTCTGGTTCGACGCGCCCATCGGTTACATCGCCTCCACACTCGAATGGTGTGAGAACAATAACGAAGACTTCGACAAGTGGTGGAAAAATCCGGAAACCGAAGTGCACCACTTCATCGGCAAAGATATCACCTACTTCCATACACTCTTCTGGCCGGCCATGCTCAAGACATCGGGTTTCAATCTGCCCGAGAAAGTTCACATTCATGGGTTCCTGACGGTGGATGGCGAGAAAATGTCCAAATCCAAGGGGACCTTCGTCAAAGCCGCCACGTATCTGAACCACCTCGATCCTGCCTGCCTGCGTTACTATTACGCATCGAAGCTGGGGGCGAGACTGGATGATCTCGATCTGAACCTCGACGAATTCGTACAGAAAGTGAATTCGGATCTGGTCGGGAAGGTCGTCAACCTGGCGAGCCGGAGTGCGAAGTTCGTCGCCCAGACGGGGCTCTCCTCTGCTTACCCGGATGACGGCGGGCTGTTCGAATATGGTGCCAGTCGCAGCGAAGCCATCGCGACAGCCTATGAGAACTGCGATTACAACGGTGCGATGAGAGAGATCCTCGCGCTGGCAGACCGGGCGAACAAATACGTTGAAGATCAGAAGCCATGGGAACTGCGGAAAGACGAAGATCGTCAGCAGGAACTGCAGGACATCTGCACAATTGCCCTGAACCTGTTCCGGCAGATTGTGGTGTATCTGACTCCCGTACTGCCCCGCTTGTCCGGTCAGACGGGCGAATTACTGAATGATCCCATTACCAGCTGGGACCAGGCTCAGACGCCGCTGACAGGGACCTCTGTCAGTAAGTTCCAGCATATGTTTAAACGAATTGAAGAAAAACAGGTAGACGCTATGACTGAAGAAGCAAAAGAAGATGCGGCAGCCGCCGAGAGTGAAGCTGCGGCTTCGCAGTGGAACGACAGTGGGGAAGCCCTGGAAGCGGAACCAATGTCGGAAGAGTGTACGATCGATGATTTCGTGAAAGTCGACCTGCGTGTGGCTCGCATCGTGGAAGCCAACTCGGTTCCCGAAGCGAACAAGCTGCTGCAGCTGACACTCAGCCTGGGTGGCGATGAACGCCGGAATGTATTTGCCGGTATCAAAGCAGCCTACGAGCCGGAAGATCTGATCGGTCGGCTGGTGATCTGCTGTGCGAATCTGAAGCCGCGTAAAATGCGGTTCGGAACCAGTGAGGGAATGGTGCTGGCCTCAGGGCCTGGTGGAAAGGACGTCTTCCTGCTGTCTCCCGATGAAGGCGCCGTACCCGGACAGCGCGTGCACTGA